A segment of the Gossypium hirsutum isolate 1008001.06 chromosome D10, Gossypium_hirsutum_v2.1, whole genome shotgun sequence genome:
CCATTTACAAGTACAACAAGCAATAATGGATGTAATACTTGTTTCCGTGCAAATTTGACCCCAATCTTAGTTGCAAGGTAAAAGATTTGTTACTGTGTGCTCCGAAAACATCTGCCATCTGATATTGTAAGGTtgagtaaaactcgattcgattaaaaaaaatcgaaaaaattttttaattttaagttaatcgaattgagttattagagttattcaaattattcaagttTCGAATCTGAGTCGAGTTAAATTtcacaattcgaataactcgaataattagAATAACAATttggtgtaaatacccttttggtccctgtcaactttaaaaataagcaaattggtctttctctctcaacaaaaattacaaaaaaatcaaatatttataaaaatttcaaattttatatttttttaaaaaaattattaaaattctaaaaatatatataaaaaaatttaaaattttaaaaagtttctaaaataataattttgggacctaattaatgattcaaaatTATCATACTCAAGtatccttttttattattattattttgatttgaattttttttaaatatatatggctTCAATTTTATGTGCTCAAATATGAAAACtgtaacaataattttatttgacatgtttaatttttttaatttaactcaaataatttactcgattcgattcgactcgactcaaatttcatttcatttgactcgattcgaaaaaagtTCAAATTGAGTTAAGATAATAATATAGGACTTATGAACTcgattaacttaaaaatttttcaattgattcgatcgaacgctcacccttaGACCATTGATAAAATATTAGAGTAACATGAATAGGAGGGTAATTCTGTTTCAAGGTTAATAACGTAATTTTAAgatttgaaatatttaaataaaataggtATGATTTTTTAATCAAGCATTTCATTACCTTAATAGAAGTGTCAACCCAAGACCCACCATTTGGTTcctacttattttattttaaatcattatttaATCTTTCACTTAAATGACAATAAcgttttcaaaattatatatattttgattagCTAAGCCAACAACTGTGGTCGATATGTCCGAGTGGTTAAGGAGACAGACTCGAAATCTGTTGGGCTATGCCTGCGCAGGTTCGAATCCTGCTGTCGACGATTTTTTGTTCCTTTACCGTAAACTACTCAATAGTCCCGTTAAAAGGAAAACCAAAGTCTAAAACCCTTTTATCCTTTTCTCTTTGGCTTTCGCAAAAGCTTCCTATTTTCATGGCTGCCTCACTCCGGTTCAATCCTACTTCAATCCCTTCTCTCTACCCAATATCCACCTACAAGAGCTTCACTCCGGTACGCTGCGGCCCACGCGACAACCGCGGACCTCTCGTTAAAGGCCGTATCTTAAGCACCGAAGCCATCCAGGCCATCCAATCTCTCAAACGCGCCCAGCGGAACTCTTCATCGACGGCGACGGTCACCCCACTCCCTTCCCTCTACCGCCTCATCAAATCCGACCTCCTCGCCGCCCTGCGCGAACTCCTACGGCAAGATCAATGCGCCCTCGCCGTCCACGTACTCTCCACCGTCCGATCAGAATATCCGCCTCCTGACTTGAGTTTGTACGCCGACGTCGTCGTCGCGCTCGCTAGGAACCATCTTAAGGATGAGATTGATGGGTTGATTGAGGAGATTGGAAGCATCGAGTGCGATGACGAGAAGGCGCTTGTGAGGCTGATTAAGGGCGTGATTGGCGCCGGAAGGAAGGAATCAACGGTGAGGATTTGCGGGTTGATGAAGGAAAATGGAGTCGGATCGAGAAAAAGAGTTGGGGAGTATGTGGTCAAAGTATTGAGCAAAGGATTGAGAAGATTCGGGGAAGTGGATTTGGCTTTGGAAGTTGAGAGGGAATTTGGTGAATTGTCTAGGGTCAATTCCGACAAATTAACAATTTACTAGATTTGATCATAATTTTTCTATTCCAATACAATTTTTTTGTTTGTATTATATTAGTAGAATTATATTtaccttattttatatttatataatttaatattagatTCTTGCACTACTATTAAAAGTTAATTACGGAATTAAGCTGATTTTCTTAAATTTAGGGAAATAAGttgattttggagagagaaatgATAAACCCATTCAAaacgtttttattttttttattttgcgtTGAGTGTTAGAAATTTGGGGAGAaagatttatttatatttttgttttagagAAAAATTGTGATAGTTTTAAGGTATGGTTAAGTTCACGATGATGCGATTGCGTTCAGagatccatacatttcatttcttATGTGGGGAGTGCACAATCACCTTGGAAGATGTCGCATTGCAACTCGAGTTCATGGTGGTTGTGCACTCCCCATACATTTCATTTCCCAGTTCATGGTGGTTATACGATCACATGTTCAAGTATAACTAGGGTTTCTAGTTGACAGTGGTTATACGATCACGAGTTTAAGTATAATTCAAGCTTCTAGTTGATAGTGATTATGCGGTTACGGATTCAAGTTTTATACCACCAGAAGAGAATACTTTATAAACCTAATACATGAATTTGAGAACATAATGATAGGGGAAAAAGGGGATCACCAATATAATCAActtattctttttctccatcAAAGTAATATCTTAACATCAATGTCCAAAACCCATGTCAAAGGTAGGGGCAAGAAGACTTTCAGGGGGGGAGTGACAATGACAATAGAGAAAAAGCCAAAACGCGAGTCGGAATGACAACGATACATAATGTGGTGATTGTTAAAAAAATGAGTTAATGAAAGGACCAGAAAAATATAAACCATACTAACCGGGAGGTGGTGCACCCATCGATATAGTATTTGGGGTTGGAGGTGATGATGATGAACTCGATGTATATGTACTTTAGATCACGGCCTCATGTGGGGTCATCTTGGCCTCCTACGATCACATTGCTTACCCTTTTCCTCCTCCAACAATAGATATAACTTATCGTGAAGTGTAAATCATGTCATCTAATCCAAAGAGGTCGTTAAATCCGGTTGGACAATTGGTTCGCACATAGATATGAAACCGTATCTATGTTCCTAGATGTAGATATATTTCGTATGAAATTTAGGCCAATCTTGATCGATTCTCCTCCGCAAGTTAATCTTGTGAAGTTCATTAAGCTCTTAGGGTGATGGCGAAATATTTTGCATAAACCCGAACTAGCGCATCACTTAACCAGATTCATGCATCTCAACTGATGCAAAAACTATCAATGACACTTTGACGTGCTAGATATTGCGATTTGCCAAAAATTCGACCGAGATGCATTCTTGAATTCTCAGATCGAAGTATGACATTCATTCAAGCTACAACacgaaattataaattttattaaatacctaatattaaatttcaaatccttatgtaaatatgatataattgaaaaaattcaaaagCTAACATCGGCTTCTAATCATTGATCTAAAAATAGCTGAATACCTTCGAGATTGTCCGGTATACCCACACGACTTGCGTTattgttccacctattcaaatattatgttatttcaaaaatataataatgaaaatattatgataattatattattaaatgaaatttacTTTATTACGAGTGGGAATTCATAAGAATTTAAAAATGGTAGGTGATACCATGCCCATGATTGAAAGAGTATGCAAccactaattttaattttttgtgctTCCGTTGCTTGACACATCTTTCGATGTAATGTCGCCAACATAACTAATCTCTAATTGAGTCGCCCCGCTTTTTTTAAGTCGACTAGTTGTAGGAGCCACCTTAAATGTACCAGATTTCGAGATTTATCTGGTATTAGAAGACCCTCAATTAACCTCAGTATGAATGCTCGCGTGTATTGTTGTCTTTCAACGACATTAGCGGAGTTGTCGATATATGAGAATTTGTCTTCTAACCATTTCATTTCTATCCGACTAGCACTAAACTTGTCCAGTACCTTGTCTAATAGTTGATTGTAAACTGCACTCCAATCGCCAACGCCCACTACCCCGTAACAATTGCCCTATCAATCGATAAATCGAGTTGTAATGTGACATCTTCGAGTGTAATTGCGCACTCACTGCACGGAAGTTGAAATGTGTGTATCTCGAGTTTCTATTTTTCCACCAAAACGTTGATAAGTCCAGGCTCCAATTTATTCCCCTTGAACATACTAGACACATGCGAGAATCTCGCTCTTGCAAGTGTTGTTCAATAACACGTGGTGCCCTCGCAGTTAAATTATGTACATACGTCTCGATAATCCGATATTCGGTCTgattttataaacataaaaattttaaaaaatttaataatgctaacaacttaataattatattaaaataaaaaaaataatatttttttctatttgtaATTGGACGCTAGAAATGTGTTTGTAATCCAAACGAATAAGAGACattgacatttttaaaattataaaaaatcaaagaGATTACGAAATATAAAATTAGGACAAGAAGAATTtgagagaaattgaatgaaaaaattgagaataaaatagTATAGATAATATGATTGAGAGAATAAAATTGaatgaacaaaaaagaaaataagtagggtttatataaaaaatgaaatagcCATTGGGGACATATATGTAATTAGAGTTTGAAATTTTAAtcgttgaaaaaaaaattgaccaatttatttttttaaccgtTGGATAAAATAATCATTTGGAGGAGACGTTTTCTGTTTTTCTCTCTAAAATTTGCTTATTTccttaaaatttggaaaaatcgGTCTAATTCCctaattaacttttaaatttgacatttttcACTTATTATTCCCTACCATGTATGTGAAAGtcaaaattttgtaataaatatatttataaaaaattgatataaataacgaaagagtttttttaataataaataaaaacaatagaattcatgtaaaaatgataaaacctTAACTGGCAGTTATATCAAACTGCAAAAACCGGGTGGTTGATGAGGTGTATGTGCAGCTAAAGCATCCATTGTCTTGTTGTCCTCCTTATAGACGCGTTGAATCTCTCAGACAATAGCCATACTCAAATTTTTTTGCTGGCGATCCTTGCAACAACTGAACTGCTGCCTTACTGTCCATTTCTAGGATAACTCTCCTAACCCCCAACTCTCGAGCCTATAATAGCCCATCATGCGCCCATCATATCTCATCCTCAAGGATCAAACAATCCCCAATATTTCGCAAAAAACCAGCTAACCAAGTACCCGTATGGTCCTTCACAACACTACCAGTAGCTGCGGCCTCAGACTGCATATTCCTAGCCCCGTTGGCATAAGAAGTGTCCAAATAATAATAGCCAGAAAACAAAACCTTAGGATGTGATTCGGAGACTCAACCTGAAAACCACACACCACGCACCAAAAGTCCACTGCTATGTACCGGCGAACATGAACCTCACTCATAAGAAACTTGTCTTGAGCTGCCAACTAAAGGAATACTACGCTGGGGGCACTCAAGCTGGCATACTCGCATCAATTGACTGCTCAAACCACTTGAGTTGGGGGGAGCCAAGTAATAATAAGCAGACCTTATACTCGACTAATGATGCTTCTCCTAGCGCCAACCATGGAAGTCATCCATTTCCCACCCAATCGAAGGACTCTTCCCAACTATTCGTCAAACCGCCTCATCAGGTAGCAAGCCTCGGAGACGACACCAATCCCAATCTCCGTTGCTACTTGTCATCGTTGCAACCGGTACAAAGTTCAAGGGAATAACCTCTAGGCTCACACAATAATTAATGAGCGGGTCATATTCTAGAATCCAACATTCTCGTCAGAAGTCTAGTGTGAACCCATTACcaatattccaaataaatctaACACGTATTCTATCCCATATCTTGCTAATGCCCTTCCATAGCCGAGAACAGTTTGTGGTGTACAAGGAACATGGAAAAACACCCTCCCATTAATACTTTGCTTGGAGGACCTGAAACTAGAACGGGTTTGATCAAAAGATCTAATTGAAACCTACTTTCATTAGAAAAGCATCATTATGTTTCCCCATGTTTTTGAATCCAATACCACCAGCCCTAACTGGTTGGCAAGCACCCTGCCATCTCACAAGAGAAGTACTTCATTTATCCTCCGAATACCCCCAAACAAAGTTACGGACAATATTTTCCATCTCCAAGTACACACCATTTGAAACAACAGTAAATTGCATAGTATAAATGGGGATGGCCACCAGGACCGTTTTCGCAAGTTTAATTTGTTAGGTAACGAAAGTGTCTTAGCTTTCCACCCAACGAGTTTTTGACGCATATTGGAGATAGTATATTGAAATGTCGACTTAGTAACCCTACGGTGAAGAAGCAAAACGCCCAGATATTTCCCAAGATCATCAACAAAAGAAAACCCAACTCCATGCTGATAGTACTCCTTAATTGTGATGAAATGTTCTTGGAAAATAAGTATTCATGTTTTGCACACTAATGTTGTCGCTTGAATAGTGACAAAACTCTTCAAGGACCAGTTTTGGAACTCTCGTTTGATCCATAAATGCTTCAGTGAGAAAACATAAGATCATCAGTAAAGAGAGTGAGAAATACTTGACCCGCGGATTTAAGGGGCAGACAGGTGCCCTACAAtggaaaatttatcattttggctttttaaattaaaaaaatttttaaattaatgaaagtaaaattatactttgcctctcctaaaaatgataaaattttgatttaattctttaaaaactataaagatataaacaatttaattttgccTTCCTAAATTTCTTTTCTAGCTTCGCCCCTAACTTGACCCATGATTGAAGAGTTTAATAGGCTTccacaaatgttaaaatttttaaagaagttcaaattttattatttgatatttttccatataaaagataaaaaaatcatcaaaataatataatttactttgtaaagtaatgttatttttgttattatctaACTGAAATGGTCAGGTTTAATTTTAGTAAAGAAgtagaaattaataatttataggGAAATTACATTGATGATCACCCAACAATGGTCAAATTTCTTTTTGTCACCCaacaaaaaaagtttaaaatggaCACTAATTAATCGGGTTTGTTTTCTTTTTGGTACTTCTTAATCAAGTGTCCTTTTTGTGGTAGATTAAAGATATGatagttttaaaattgaaataataacatatttagtcctCAATGATTGTATATTTTgtcaaattaattataattataaaaaaattaattctcaatatttacaaattataTCAATGATAAAATTGTTGAATCGTAATATTAGTTCCAGGTTGATGGGTCTCAAGCTCAACttccaaaattactaaaaaaaacaatttttaataaatatatcctataaatattttcatctttttctaattttatataaaatttaaaaaattaaaccaactcatttttaaagtttttaaaatttagcatcttaactaaaactttatttgtccttttatattaatttttataaatatatttcttatataattttttCCACTTGTGCATTCTAATTTGTAAATGTGTCATCCATACTTATTATAAAATCCATGAATAAGACGAGTATTATCgtattattataaaacataatttactttttcttttaaatgataattaatcttttcatacatttatatattcaataaattttatatcACTCCACCtataatcatttcaaataaattaaaagaaatgtgacataatctaaaaatatttgaCTGAAAAAATAAACCCTCTATACCTAACAAAagaaattttacaaatcaaggtgGGGATGTGTGAGCTAAGTCCACAATTTATCAGTTCGATCGAatcaagtaaatttttttttgaattaatcgagtttatgagttttattttattattctaattcgatttgaaatttttttcgaatcgaattgagtgaaatgaaatttgagccgagtcaaattgagtgaaattgtttgagttaaattaaaaaaattaaatatatcaaattaaaattttgctatagtataactaattccatattagagtatataaatttaaaaccatatatatttaaaaattttgtcagagaaaataataataaataaaataatttagtatgataaatttttttaaaatattcttttgaatttttttaaaaaatttcataatttttttaaaatataaattttaaaatttttataaatattttgaattttaaaaattattttaattttttaaaaatttttgttgagTTCAAAATTAATATGGACAAAAGAGGTATTTACATCAatctattattcgaattatttaaaatatttaaattacaaaatttaactcAACTCAAACCCAAATTAATTATTCGAATTGACCTGAATACCTCGAAAAACTTAAGTCATTtagaaattcattttttttttcgagttttttCGGATGCAATCGAA
Coding sequences within it:
- the LOC107914440 gene encoding protein THYLAKOID ASSEMBLY 8, chloroplastic, which codes for MPAQVRILLSTIFCSFTVNYSIVPLKGKPKSKTLLSFSLWLSQKLPIFMAASLRFNPTSIPSLYPISTYKSFTPVRCGPRDNRGPLVKGRILSTEAIQAIQSLKRAQRNSSSTATVTPLPSLYRLIKSDLLAALRELLRQDQCALAVHVLSTVRSEYPPPDLSLYADVVVALARNHLKDEIDGLIEEIGSIECDDEKALVRLIKGVIGAGRKESTVRICGLMKENGVGSRKRVGEYVVKVLSKGLRRFGEVDLALEVEREFGELSRVNSDKLTIY